A stretch of Arthrobacter sp. NEB 688 DNA encodes these proteins:
- a CDS encoding BTAD domain-containing putative transcriptional regulator has product MYLEILGRLRLTGPSGPLRLTELEAGLLGLAALHDHVDVDSLGSWLWDGEPPASARNRVQALVSGIRRKAEGTQVLVTDGRGYRLADRVDRDLAVWGERVAAARRVRDADPGTALRHYDRALTTFAREPLLGAPGTAAVEVERNRLVQERLSVLEERHATALRAGVLQGLVADLDALSARHPFHEGFTALLVQALAATGQQRRALQVFHAARERLDRELGVRPSDALAGALQAVLTGTGRVAPRRAALEGREPVPTLPVPRTLPRRPDVLVGRASEVDAVLRAAEGLEHGAVVVSVTGLPGTGKSTLALEVGHALRERFPDGTLHHDGANLPGGTPVETLVTTFLPLLGVHPEAVPSSTPARVGLLRSLLDARRVLLVLDNVAGEEDAARLSDLLPAGPGSMALVTSRRPLPGLVAGHRIRLGSLDPTSSHRLLAELVGAQRTEEAPEATEEVVRLTGGLPLALRLAAGRLAQRPDLGLDDLAARLRGTGRAGNDLAVVHESLEGLVEGLTPSSRAALEALAHLPVDAFSGWVVGSLLGDAGAGETALDALVEASLVEPVVREDHDTQYRLHGLVRGHVRSGAGRTGPTHAPGHAHPHGHEHGHGHGPAAGAPHVHRPPAAGATGDLTTAEAERLGTGALARADAFLVDRPYRLLPVPELPADVVRPDPAPVVRRRSRRFFRTETPLFVAVSRSLVRTRPDVAWRLLVETALGTDAATDLHAWFEAEHEVREALVGADDDSRLGVAHLVLCRAWLLQDRLSDSAGARDLAETARRRLHLLGAHEAAAGASVVSALASVSLGRRPDAERAVLAAEASIGRSGDPTLAGWSAIVRGTLHNDYDELGAAAREFTRAREILEGSPRTVAYALATLELSRVRRRTGELAPAVLLVDESLDVLSSIEAVHMYSYALDARAEVALATARPHEALDDAQTALDRATASRDAFLAARSRRTRARARLALGDLPGAESDLRTVVEEFTALDRPLSVAFAYQVLAAVLDATGDRVGASEALRLEQYAYRRATESRPAAPRRRSPGPA; this is encoded by the coding sequence GTGTACCTGGAGATCCTCGGCCGGCTGCGCCTCACCGGCCCGTCCGGGCCGCTGCGCCTCACCGAGCTCGAGGCCGGGCTGCTCGGTCTCGCGGCCCTGCACGACCACGTCGACGTCGACTCCCTCGGGTCGTGGCTCTGGGACGGCGAGCCCCCGGCGTCGGCCCGCAACCGGGTCCAGGCCCTCGTCTCCGGCATCCGGCGCAAGGCCGAGGGCACCCAGGTGCTCGTGACCGACGGGCGCGGCTACCGCCTCGCGGACCGGGTCGACCGGGACCTCGCGGTGTGGGGCGAGCGGGTGGCCGCGGCCCGCCGGGTCCGCGACGCCGACCCCGGGACGGCCCTGCGCCACTACGACCGCGCCCTGACGACCTTCGCCCGCGAGCCCCTCCTCGGGGCGCCCGGCACCGCCGCCGTCGAGGTCGAGCGCAACCGGCTCGTCCAGGAGCGCCTCTCGGTGCTCGAGGAGCGCCACGCGACGGCGCTGCGCGCGGGGGTCCTCCAGGGCCTCGTCGCCGACCTCGACGCCCTCTCGGCCCGCCACCCCTTCCACGAGGGGTTCACCGCACTCCTCGTCCAGGCCCTCGCGGCCACCGGGCAGCAGCGGCGGGCCCTCCAGGTGTTCCACGCCGCCCGCGAGCGGCTCGACCGCGAGCTCGGCGTCCGACCGTCCGACGCGCTGGCCGGCGCGCTCCAGGCCGTCCTCACCGGCACCGGCCGGGTGGCCCCGCGGCGGGCGGCCCTCGAGGGGCGCGAGCCCGTGCCCACCCTCCCGGTGCCGCGCACCCTCCCCCGCCGCCCGGACGTCCTCGTCGGCCGGGCGAGCGAGGTCGACGCGGTCCTGCGGGCGGCCGAGGGGCTCGAGCACGGAGCCGTCGTCGTCTCCGTCACGGGGCTGCCCGGCACGGGCAAGTCGACGCTGGCCCTCGAGGTCGGGCACGCCCTGCGCGAGCGCTTCCCGGACGGCACCCTCCACCACGACGGCGCCAACCTGCCCGGGGGGACCCCCGTCGAGACCCTCGTGACGACGTTCCTCCCCCTCCTCGGGGTGCACCCGGAGGCCGTGCCGTCCTCGACCCCGGCGCGGGTGGGGCTGCTGCGCTCCCTCCTCGACGCCCGGCGGGTGCTCCTCGTCCTCGACAACGTCGCCGGAGAGGAGGACGCGGCGCGGCTGTCGGACCTCCTGCCCGCCGGGCCCGGCTCGATGGCCCTGGTCACCTCGCGCCGGCCGCTGCCGGGGCTCGTCGCGGGCCACCGCATCCGGCTGGGCAGCCTCGACCCGACCTCGTCGCACCGGCTGCTCGCGGAGCTCGTCGGCGCCCAGCGCACCGAGGAGGCCCCCGAGGCCACCGAGGAGGTCGTCCGGCTGACGGGCGGCCTGCCCCTCGCGCTGCGGCTGGCCGCGGGCCGGCTCGCGCAGCGCCCCGACCTCGGCCTCGACGACCTCGCCGCCCGGCTGCGCGGCACCGGGCGCGCGGGCAACGACCTCGCCGTCGTCCACGAGAGCCTCGAGGGCCTGGTCGAGGGCCTGACGCCCTCGTCGCGGGCTGCGCTCGAGGCCCTGGCCCACCTGCCCGTCGACGCCTTCAGCGGATGGGTCGTCGGCAGCCTCCTCGGCGACGCGGGCGCCGGCGAGACCGCGCTCGACGCGCTCGTCGAGGCCAGCCTCGTCGAGCCGGTCGTCCGGGAGGACCACGACACCCAGTACCGCCTGCACGGCCTCGTGCGCGGGCACGTCCGCAGCGGCGCCGGCCGGACCGGGCCCACGCACGCCCCGGGGCACGCGCACCCGCACGGGCACGAACACGGGCACGGGCACGGCCCGGCCGCGGGCGCCCCCCACGTCCACCGGCCGCCGGCGGCGGGCGCGACCGGCGACCTGACGACCGCCGAGGCGGAGCGCCTCGGCACCGGCGCGCTGGCCCGGGCCGACGCCTTCCTCGTCGACCGCCCCTACCGCCTGCTGCCCGTCCCGGAGCTGCCCGCCGACGTCGTCCGCCCGGACCCGGCCCCCGTCGTGCGTCGCCGGTCACGTCGCTTCTTCCGCACCGAGACACCGCTGTTCGTCGCCGTGTCACGCTCCCTCGTCCGCACCCGGCCCGACGTCGCGTGGCGGCTGCTCGTCGAGACGGCGCTCGGCACCGACGCCGCGACCGACCTGCACGCGTGGTTCGAGGCCGAGCACGAGGTGCGCGAGGCCCTCGTCGGCGCCGACGACGACAGCCGGCTCGGTGTCGCCCACCTCGTCCTCTGCCGAGCCTGGCTGCTGCAGGACCGGCTCTCGGACTCCGCCGGTGCGCGTGACCTCGCCGAGACGGCGCGGCGGCGGCTGCACCTCCTCGGGGCGCACGAGGCGGCGGCGGGTGCGTCCGTCGTCAGCGCCCTCGCGTCGGTCTCGCTCGGCCGGCGGCCGGACGCCGAGCGCGCCGTGCTCGCCGCGGAGGCCTCCATCGGGCGCAGCGGCGACCCGACCCTCGCCGGCTGGTCGGCGATCGTGCGGGGCACGCTGCACAACGACTACGACGAGCTCGGCGCCGCGGCCCGCGAGTTCACCCGGGCCCGCGAGATCCTCGAGGGGTCGCCCCGCACCGTCGCCTACGCGCTCGCCACCCTCGAGCTCTCCCGGGTCCGGCGGCGGACCGGCGAGCTCGCCCCCGCGGTGCTGCTCGTCGACGAGTCGCTCGACGTCCTCTCCTCCATCGAGGCCGTGCACATGTACTCGTATGCGCTCGACGCGCGCGCCGAGGTCGCGCTGGCGACCGCCCGTCCCCACGAGGCCCTCGACGACGCGCAGACGGCCCTCGACCGCGCGACCGCCTCCCGCGACGCCTTCCTCGCGGCCCGCTCCCGCCGCACCCGGGCCCGGGCCCGCCTCGCCCTCGGCGACCTGCCCGGCGCGGAGTCGGACCTGCGCACCGTCGTCGAGGAGTTCACCGCCCTCGATCGCCCGCTGAGCGTCGCGTTCGCCTACCAGGTGCTCGCGGCGGTGCTCGACGCCACCGGCGACCGGGTCGGTGCGAGCGAGGCCCTGCGCCTCGAGCAGTACGCCTACCGGCGGGCGACGGAGTCGCGCCCGGCGGCGCCGCGCCGCCGCAGCCCCGGACCGGCCTGA
- a CDS encoding TadE family protein, which translates to MAVEAALVTPMFILLVVGIIEFGMFFKDYLSVASAVRAGVRTASAEPRISTYAQDAADSVAAEGTAFNRGQVQELWVYKANLADQFPTGTSSFSGCTTCVKFSWNGTRFTPTYSNWKAIDQKACSYSPPDRIGVYVKTRHNAFTKFVFSSITIQESAVLRFEPMPQTQGCQ; encoded by the coding sequence GTGGCGGTCGAGGCCGCCCTCGTCACGCCGATGTTCATCCTCCTCGTCGTCGGCATCATCGAGTTCGGGATGTTCTTCAAGGACTACCTCTCGGTCGCCAGCGCGGTGCGGGCGGGGGTTCGCACCGCCTCGGCCGAGCCCCGGATCAGCACCTACGCGCAGGACGCGGCCGACAGCGTCGCCGCCGAGGGGACGGCCTTCAACCGGGGCCAGGTGCAGGAGCTGTGGGTCTACAAGGCCAACCTCGCCGACCAGTTCCCGACCGGCACGAGCAGCTTCAGCGGCTGCACGACGTGCGTGAAGTTCTCGTGGAACGGCACCCGGTTCACCCCCACCTACTCGAACTGGAAGGCCATCGACCAGAAGGCGTGCTCGTACAGCCCGCCCGACCGCATCGGCGTCTACGTCAAGACGCGGCACAACGCGTTCACGAAGTTCGTCTTCAGCTCGATCACCATCCAGGAGTCGGCCGTGCTGCGCTTCGAGCCCATGCCCCAGACGCAGGGGTGCCAGTGA
- a CDS encoding SIS domain-containing protein, giving the protein MVWVDEARLDDVEALAALDSRDTLRALAQAGAQVRRSLVAAEEAGIERVAGGERPRSVLVAALGGSAVVGDVLDCLTDPGSPVPVMLRGDGPLPGWVGPLDLVVAVSQSGRAAGPLGLAAEAGRRGASLLTVGAAQSPLADVTARARGVHVEVALPAPSSRTALWSLLTPVLVAADRLGLADAPDDALQRVARVLDEVAEECRPSSDAFVNPAKVVATTLDGTVPVVLGDGALTGVAAARAAQMLSRTARVPATHGRLPDAASAAVAALDGPFAAGLGARGTGGAGGGRDIFADPYLDGPAAPRLGLLVLRDPTLGREAAGLADAVVASAEDAGAVVLQQQARAGHALERLASLVGLVDFAATYLALGLGFDPSVSRHVTDLRDRTS; this is encoded by the coding sequence ATGGTCTGGGTCGACGAGGCACGGCTCGACGACGTCGAGGCGCTCGCGGCGCTCGACTCCCGCGACACCCTGCGCGCGCTCGCGCAGGCCGGCGCCCAGGTGCGCCGCTCCCTCGTCGCCGCCGAGGAGGCCGGCATCGAGCGGGTCGCCGGCGGTGAGCGGCCACGCTCCGTGCTCGTCGCGGCCCTCGGCGGCTCGGCCGTCGTCGGCGACGTCCTCGACTGCCTGACCGACCCGGGCTCGCCGGTGCCGGTGATGCTGCGCGGCGACGGCCCGCTCCCGGGCTGGGTCGGGCCCCTCGACCTCGTCGTCGCCGTGTCGCAGTCCGGCCGCGCCGCGGGGCCGCTCGGGCTCGCGGCCGAGGCCGGCCGCCGTGGCGCGAGCCTCCTGACCGTCGGGGCGGCGCAGTCACCGCTCGCCGACGTGACGGCCCGCGCCCGCGGCGTCCACGTCGAGGTCGCCCTGCCGGCGCCGTCCTCGCGCACCGCGCTCTGGTCCCTCCTCACCCCGGTCCTCGTCGCGGCCGACCGGCTCGGACTCGCCGACGCCCCCGACGACGCGCTCCAGCGGGTCGCCCGGGTCCTCGACGAGGTCGCCGAGGAGTGCCGCCCCTCGTCCGACGCGTTCGTCAACCCGGCGAAGGTCGTCGCCACGACGCTCGACGGCACGGTGCCGGTCGTCCTCGGCGACGGCGCCCTGACCGGCGTGGCCGCGGCCCGCGCCGCGCAGATGCTCTCGCGCACGGCCCGCGTCCCCGCGACGCACGGGCGCCTGCCGGACGCCGCGAGCGCCGCGGTCGCCGCTCTCGACGGCCCCTTCGCCGCCGGCCTCGGGGCGCGCGGCACCGGGGGAGCCGGCGGTGGGCGCGACATCTTCGCCGACCCCTACCTCGACGGCCCGGCGGCTCCGCGGCTCGGCCTGCTCGTGCTGCGCGACCCCACGCTCGGCCGGGAGGCGGCCGGGCTCGCCGACGCGGTCGTCGCGTCGGCCGAGGACGCGGGCGCCGTCGTGCTCCAGCAGCAGGCCCGGGCCGGGCACGCGCTCGAGCGGCTGGCGTCGCTGGTCGGCCTCGTGGACTTCGCGGCGACCTACCTCGCGCTCGGCCTCGGCTTCGACCCGTCCGTCTCGCGGCACGTGACGGACCTGCGCGACCGCACGTCCTGA
- a CDS encoding phosphomannomutase/phosphoglucomutase translates to MTTRSLSDVVKAYDVRGTVPDQLDPDVARALGAAFAEVVLASDDAPACVVGHDMRDSGPALVAAFAEGVRSRGHDVVLIGLCSTDGLYYASGALDRPGAMFTASHNPAQYNGIKLCRSAARPVGQDSGLADVRVLAERILAGEVPDPDVEPGSLTERDLLADYAGFLRGLVDLSASRPLRVVVDAGNGMGGFTVPAVLGTEAGLPALPVEVEPLYFELDGTFPNHEANPLEPENLRDLQAAVVAHGADLGLAFDGDADRCFVVDERGEPVSPSAITALIARREVARAVAEGADAGDVAVVHNVITSAQVPEVIAQTGARAVRTRVGHSFIKAEMARHGAVFGGEHSAHYYFRDFWFADTGMLAALHTLAALGEQEQPLSVLMADLSRYSASGEVNSTVADAGAATERVLAWGEQQGVEVDRLDGLTLTHAGGDGDPMWWLNLRASNTEPLLRLNVEAADAPTMARVRDAVLGIVRG, encoded by the coding sequence GTGACCACGCGATCCCTCAGCGACGTCGTCAAGGCCTACGACGTGCGCGGAACCGTCCCCGACCAGCTCGACCCGGACGTCGCGCGCGCCCTCGGGGCCGCCTTCGCCGAGGTCGTCCTCGCCTCCGACGACGCGCCGGCCTGCGTCGTCGGGCACGACATGCGCGACAGCGGCCCCGCCCTCGTCGCGGCGTTCGCCGAGGGCGTCCGCAGCCGGGGCCACGACGTCGTGCTCATCGGCCTGTGCAGCACCGACGGCCTCTACTACGCCAGCGGGGCGCTCGACCGTCCGGGCGCGATGTTCACCGCGAGCCACAACCCGGCGCAGTACAACGGGATCAAGCTCTGCCGCAGCGCGGCCCGGCCGGTCGGTCAGGACTCCGGCCTCGCCGACGTCCGGGTCCTCGCCGAGCGGATCCTCGCCGGGGAGGTCCCCGACCCCGACGTCGAGCCGGGCTCGCTCACCGAGCGCGACCTGCTCGCCGACTACGCCGGCTTCCTGCGCGGGCTCGTCGACCTGTCCGCCTCCCGGCCGCTGCGCGTCGTCGTCGACGCCGGCAACGGGATGGGTGGCTTCACCGTGCCGGCCGTCCTCGGGACCGAGGCCGGCCTGCCGGCCCTGCCGGTCGAGGTCGAGCCGCTCTACTTCGAGCTCGACGGCACCTTCCCGAACCACGAGGCGAACCCGCTGGAGCCGGAGAACCTGCGCGACCTGCAGGCGGCCGTCGTCGCCCACGGGGCCGACCTGGGTCTCGCCTTCGACGGCGACGCCGACCGCTGCTTCGTCGTCGACGAGCGCGGGGAGCCGGTGAGCCCGAGTGCGATCACCGCCCTCATCGCCCGTCGCGAGGTCGCCCGTGCCGTCGCCGAGGGCGCCGACGCCGGTGACGTCGCCGTCGTCCACAACGTCATCACCTCGGCGCAGGTCCCCGAGGTCATCGCGCAGACCGGCGCCCGGGCCGTGCGCACGCGCGTCGGGCACTCGTTCATCAAGGCCGAGATGGCCCGCCACGGCGCGGTCTTCGGCGGCGAGCACAGCGCGCACTACTACTTCCGCGACTTCTGGTTCGCCGACACGGGGATGCTCGCGGCGCTGCACACCCTCGCGGCGCTGGGGGAGCAGGAGCAGCCCCTCAGCGTGCTCATGGCCGACCTCTCGCGCTACAGCGCCTCCGGAGAGGTCAACTCGACCGTCGCCGACGCCGGCGCCGCCACCGAGCGCGTGCTCGCGTGGGGCGAGCAGCAGGGCGTCGAGGTCGACCGGCTCGACGGGCTGACGCTGACGCACGCGGGGGGAGACGGCGACCCGATGTGGTGGCTCAACCTGCGGGCGTCGAACACCGAGCCGCTCCTGCGGCTCAACGTCGAGGCGGCCGACGCCCCGACGATGGCCCGCGTGCGCGACGCGGTCCTCGGCATCGTCCGAGGCTGA
- a CDS encoding pilus assembly protein TadG-related protein, whose translation MRPRRQPEQRDERGYVAVVSGLLLIVLLGFSAFAVDVGHWYLEGQRAQRAADAAALAGVTKLPDDRFGAYSEAQRYASTNGFTNGANNAVVSPSLAGGSTRLRVDISSRVTNFFGGFLGQSSTLVSRHAIAEFAGPVPLGSPCNHFGDDPEVGTTASSNCDNTGAFWANVGSIPANKQSGDAFQNDYCTNATSDGCVNGDNADYEPNGHVFTVTVRQAVTNLTIEAFDPAFVAVGDLCNLGTAKLTQASALAPADTEVSNPSVRYAQGNSSPYCTGDQPFTTGAKPKTEFLFKGPAGNPWEPTNWPTLNTASCRPRTFGGYNEDLSLALKKGTPQYTASPEIAETFRRWVKVCTIPGTVQPGTYSIQVHTNGLGADAQSGHNRFSLRAYGTGSSDKDNIAVAGYSQMVLYANIPSTTSKFFLARVPSNSSGQFFNVNLFDIGDGAVAGSTVKVVPPSETGGSFAGCKGKGITNGPLVDCTIAVSSIYNGRWQTITVPIPSTYGCNDSSPSGCWVRLEFNYGAGSQPADTTSWSATLDGDPIRLVE comes from the coding sequence GTGAGGCCCCGCCGGCAGCCGGAGCAGCGCGACGAGCGCGGCTACGTCGCCGTCGTCTCGGGCCTGCTGCTCATCGTGCTCCTCGGGTTCTCCGCGTTCGCCGTCGACGTGGGGCACTGGTACCTCGAGGGCCAGCGGGCCCAGCGCGCCGCCGACGCCGCGGCCCTCGCGGGCGTCACCAAGCTGCCCGACGACCGGTTCGGCGCCTACTCGGAGGCCCAGCGCTACGCCTCGACGAACGGCTTCACGAACGGGGCGAACAACGCCGTCGTGTCCCCGTCCCTGGCCGGCGGCTCGACGCGGCTGCGGGTCGACATCAGCTCGCGGGTGACCAACTTCTTCGGCGGCTTCCTCGGCCAGAGCAGCACCCTCGTCTCCCGCCACGCCATCGCGGAGTTCGCCGGCCCCGTGCCGCTCGGCAGCCCGTGCAACCACTTCGGCGACGACCCGGAGGTCGGCACCACCGCGAGCAGCAACTGCGACAACACCGGCGCGTTCTGGGCCAACGTCGGGAGCATCCCCGCGAACAAGCAGAGCGGCGACGCCTTCCAGAACGACTACTGCACGAACGCCACCTCGGACGGGTGCGTCAACGGGGACAACGCCGACTACGAACCGAACGGGCACGTCTTCACCGTCACCGTGCGCCAGGCGGTCACCAACCTGACCATCGAGGCCTTCGACCCGGCCTTCGTCGCCGTCGGCGACCTGTGCAACCTCGGGACGGCCAAGCTCACCCAGGCCAGCGCCCTCGCGCCGGCCGACACCGAGGTGAGCAACCCGTCCGTCCGCTACGCACAGGGCAACTCCTCCCCGTACTGCACGGGTGACCAGCCGTTCACGACCGGCGCCAAGCCCAAGACCGAGTTCCTCTTCAAGGGCCCGGCCGGCAACCCCTGGGAGCCGACCAACTGGCCGACGCTCAACACGGCGAGCTGCCGACCGCGCACCTTCGGGGGCTACAACGAGGACCTGTCCCTCGCCCTCAAGAAGGGGACGCCCCAGTACACCGCCAGCCCGGAGATCGCGGAGACCTTCCGCCGCTGGGTCAAGGTCTGCACCATCCCGGGCACCGTCCAGCCGGGCACCTACTCCATCCAGGTGCACACCAACGGGCTGGGCGCCGACGCCCAGAGCGGCCACAACCGCTTCTCGCTGCGGGCCTACGGCACCGGGAGCTCGGACAAGGACAACATCGCCGTCGCGGGCTACTCGCAGATGGTCCTCTACGCCAACATCCCGAGCACCACCTCGAAGTTCTTCCTCGCCCGCGTGCCGAGCAACTCCAGCGGCCAGTTCTTCAACGTCAACCTCTTCGACATCGGCGACGGCGCCGTGGCCGGCAGCACGGTCAAGGTGGTGCCGCCGAGCGAGACCGGCGGGAGCTTCGCCGGGTGCAAGGGCAAGGGCATCACCAACGGTCCGCTGGTCGACTGCACCATCGCCGTGAGCAGCATCTACAACGGGCGCTGGCAGACGATCACCGTCCCGATCCCGTCGACGTACGGGTGCAACGACTCCTCGCCCAGCGGCTGCTGGGTGCGCCTGGAGTTCAACTACGGCGCCGGGTCGCAGCCCGCCGACACCACGTCGTGGAGCGCCACGCTCGACGGCGACCCCATCCGCCTCGTCGAGTGA
- a CDS encoding Trm112 family protein — MSEPAATSAHLEPWLREILRCPSCRAELRDDTGPTGPELVCTNGACGLAYRIDEGVPVLLVDEARHPA; from the coding sequence ATGAGCGAGCCGGCCGCCACCAGCGCCCACCTCGAGCCCTGGCTGCGCGAGATCCTGCGCTGCCCGTCCTGCCGGGCCGAGCTGCGCGACGACACCGGCCCCACCGGTCCCGAGCTCGTCTGCACGAACGGCGCCTGCGGCCTCGCCTACCGCATCGACGAGGGCGTCCCCGTGCTCCTCGTCGACGAGGCCCGGCACCCGGCCTGA